Proteins encoded by one window of Chryseobacterium foetidum:
- the glgB gene encoding 1,4-alpha-glucan branching protein GlgB: MKSVQNYSLFTEHDIYLFKEGKHYKLYDKFGAHSVTKDGVEGVYFSVWAPFATKVSVIGNFNKWNPSEAVLSPRWDESGIWEGFIAGLTWGTLYKYAIETKEGKILEKSDPYALSWEQNLQAASLISTTYYDWDDTDWIQNRWKNNSLNAPISVYEMHIGSWLRFGDNPKQFLNYRDIAGKLVPYILEMGFTHVEFMPVMEYPYDPSWGYQITGFFAATSRFGSPQDLMFLINELHKNNIGVILDWVPSHFPGDANGLHKFDGSYLYEHEDPRKGFHPDWKSYIFNYGRNEVKSFLISNAMFWLDRYHADGLRVDAVTSMLHLDYSRNEGEWEPNIFGTNVNLEAKTFLQEFNTAVYKEFGDSIMTIAEESSDFPMLTKPVHDGGVGFGMKWMMGWMHDTLKYFKEDPINRKHFHHKLTFASMYMYNENYMMPLSHDEVVHGKASLIYKMFGDEWQKFANLRALYVYMYTHPGAKLLFMGDEFGQTSEWNFKQSLDWHLLEYPIHSGLREAVKDLNHLYKNETALYENQFNPYGFEWVEADDTDNSVLIYLRKGKNEDDILMTILNLTPRVIDYKVGVDENSKWEVIFNSDDEKYGGSGVIANIFSEDKEEWKNKTNTISINLPALSGVVLRKSKTIVTKKLKSKLKIKK; encoded by the coding sequence ATGAAGTCTGTACAAAACTATTCACTTTTTACCGAGCATGATATTTATCTTTTCAAGGAAGGTAAACACTATAAACTGTATGATAAATTCGGCGCTCATTCCGTAACTAAAGATGGAGTGGAAGGTGTTTACTTTTCAGTCTGGGCACCTTTTGCCACAAAAGTTTCGGTGATTGGTAATTTTAATAAATGGAACCCTTCCGAAGCTGTTCTTTCACCGAGATGGGATGAATCCGGCATTTGGGAAGGCTTCATTGCAGGTCTCACATGGGGAACTTTGTATAAATACGCCATCGAAACCAAAGAGGGCAAAATTCTCGAGAAAAGTGATCCGTATGCACTGAGCTGGGAACAGAATCTTCAGGCTGCATCGCTTATTTCCACAACTTATTACGATTGGGATGATACAGATTGGATACAGAACCGCTGGAAAAACAACAGTCTTAATGCTCCGATTTCCGTTTATGAAATGCACATTGGTTCGTGGTTGCGTTTTGGCGATAATCCAAAACAGTTTTTAAATTACCGCGACATAGCCGGAAAGCTCGTTCCGTATATTCTGGAAATGGGTTTCACGCACGTAGAATTCATGCCTGTAATGGAATATCCTTATGATCCAAGCTGGGGCTATCAGATTACCGGATTTTTTGCAGCAACGTCAAGATTCGGTTCGCCCCAGGATCTGATGTTTTTAATTAATGAACTTCACAAAAATAATATTGGTGTAATCCTCGACTGGGTTCCGTCCCATTTTCCGGGCGACGCCAACGGTTTGCACAAATTCGACGGTTCTTATCTGTACGAACATGAAGATCCAAGAAAGGGCTTTCATCCGGACTGGAAATCCTACATTTTCAATTACGGCAGAAATGAGGTTAAATCTTTCCTGATTTCCAACGCCATGTTCTGGCTCGACCGTTATCATGCAGACGGATTGCGTGTAGATGCTGTAACATCTATGTTGCATTTAGATTATTCGAGAAACGAGGGCGAGTGGGAGCCCAATATTTTTGGAACAAATGTGAATCTTGAAGCCAAAACCTTTCTTCAGGAATTCAATACCGCAGTTTATAAAGAATTTGGCGATTCCATCATGACCATCGCAGAGGAAAGTTCGGATTTTCCAATGCTTACCAAACCTGTTCATGACGGTGGAGTAGGTTTTGGAATGAAATGGATGATGGGTTGGATGCACGATACGCTCAAATATTTTAAGGAAGATCCGATCAACCGAAAGCATTTTCATCACAAGCTCACCTTTGCGTCGATGTATATGTATAATGAAAATTATATGATGCCTCTGTCCCACGACGAAGTTGTTCACGGAAAAGCAAGTTTGATCTATAAAATGTTCGGAGACGAATGGCAGAAATTTGCCAATCTCAGAGCTTTGTATGTTTATATGTACACGCATCCGGGAGCAAAACTGCTTTTTATGGGAGATGAATTTGGGCAGACGAGCGAGTGGAATTTTAAACAGAGTTTAGACTGGCATCTTTTGGAATATCCGATTCATTCAGGGTTGAGGGAAGCTGTAAAGGATTTGAATCATTTGTATAAAAACGAAACGGCACTCTATGAAAATCAGTTTAATCCTTATGGTTTTGAATGGGTGGAAGCAGATGATACCGATAATTCTGTTCTAATTTATTTACGAAAAGGCAAAAATGAAGATGACATTTTAATGACAATTCTTAATCTTACGCCAAGGGTTATTGATTACAAGGTTGGAGTTGATGAAAATTCAAAATGGGAAGTTATCTTTAATTCTGATGATGAAAAATATGGAGGTAGCGGCGTTATTGCGAATATCTTCAGTGAAGATAAAGAAGAGTGGAAAAACAAAACAAACACAATAAGCATTAATCTTCCGGCACTTTCGGGAGTGGTTTTAAGAAAATCAAAAACAATTGTTACAAAAAAACTTAAATCAAAACTTAAAATTAAAAAATAG
- a CDS encoding alpha/beta hydrolase codes for MIFNLKTQENDDRPIYITGNFNSWNPKDPKFRLWKKEPQHSLIEIHDNLLPDIIEYKFTKGGWENVELDEYAKITPNRRIEKSRQNSDDVVTKWRYNWGPFKKELYPIAEIISEEFYIPQLDRHRKIWALLPHDYYSTEKSYPVLYLQDAQNLFNEGSAYGNWEIDKKLSVLSEYGRGDVIVIAIEHGSEDRIKEYIFDNDSVANGSEGKKYIRFITDTLKPYVDAHYRTKKDRDNTGIGGSSLGGLISIYSGFLYPEVYSKLLIFSPSLWIEPNNNFPMMNFRVPFKTKIYLYGGEKEGSKMVNRINVFEQYLKIWEKKNLFDFEFKTNINPDGEHKEFYWSQEFPRAIEWLFYNNTENPVEVTPHQD; via the coding sequence ATGATATTTAATTTAAAGACACAGGAAAATGATGACAGACCGATTTACATTACAGGTAACTTCAACAGCTGGAATCCTAAAGATCCAAAATTCAGGCTTTGGAAAAAAGAGCCACAGCATTCATTAATAGAAATTCACGACAATCTTTTACCCGACATTATAGAATACAAATTCACGAAAGGCGGTTGGGAAAATGTGGAATTGGACGAATACGCCAAAATAACACCAAACCGGAGAATTGAAAAAAGCAGACAAAATTCTGATGACGTCGTAACCAAATGGCGTTACAATTGGGGACCTTTTAAAAAAGAACTTTATCCTATTGCAGAAATTATTTCTGAAGAATTTTACATCCCGCAACTCGACAGACACCGTAAAATCTGGGCTTTGCTTCCACACGATTATTATTCGACGGAAAAAAGCTATCCGGTGCTTTATCTTCAGGATGCTCAGAACCTTTTCAACGAAGGTAGTGCCTACGGGAACTGGGAAATCGACAAAAAACTATCTGTACTCTCAGAATACGGTCGCGGCGATGTCATCGTCATTGCCATTGAGCACGGAAGCGAAGATCGCATCAAAGAATATATTTTCGACAACGACAGTGTTGCCAATGGCTCGGAAGGTAAAAAATACATCAGATTTATTACTGATACTTTGAAACCGTACGTAGACGCGCATTACAGAACAAAAAAAGACCGTGACAATACAGGAATCGGCGGCAGCTCACTGGGCGGACTCATCAGTATTTACAGTGGATTTCTGTATCCTGAGGTTTACTCTAAACTTTTGATTTTTTCGCCAAGCCTTTGGATTGAACCCAATAACAATTTCCCGATGATGAACTTCAGGGTTCCTTTTAAAACTAAAATTTACCTCTACGGAGGCGAAAAAGAAGGTTCAAAAATGGTTAACCGCATCAATGTTTTTGAGCAATATCTTAAAATATGGGAGAAGAAAAACCTCTTTGATTTTGAATTTAAAACCAATATCAACCCAGATGGCGAACATAAGGAATTTTACTGGTCGCAGGAGTTCCCAAGGGCTATAGAGTGGCTTTTTTACAACAATACAGAAAATCCGGTGGAAGTAACTCCGCATCAGGATTAA
- a CDS encoding leucyl aminopeptidase family protein: MKLINKKNKNYAQIFQLFTEEKWTESAKNFNKNISLLFSGKKNEVHIQTNEDTVIFFIGLGKANAANFEFQQVGQKFSQTQKEKIQPVPTQIICENITEKQFEEFFKGLYLGTYTYNFDKSNTLWNEKTELHFENFSQKKLDQIKDNTNAICEGQFACMEWLNKPANLKKTDVLSAALKDLSKKYDFKYTSFNRKKCLELGLGAYLAVNQGSEQDAAFTILEYKTKVKNAKTIGLVGKCVTFDTGGISIKASDNMHYMKSDMGGATAVIGALIYAAEKELPVNIITVLPITDNAVSENAYLPSDVIKAYNGKTIEVLNTDAEGRMILADALSYLSKNYKTDVMIDLATLTGSSVRMFGDTCGAMFSNNDRLKDLLLKTGDQTNQRLWNLPLWDVWKDDFKSDVADVKNISMKPIGDCIVAAKFLEEFIEGHQNWAHLDIAGVAFGNTGYSKEKAATGYGVQLLAELIENYH, from the coding sequence ATGAAACTAATCAATAAAAAAAACAAAAATTACGCACAGATCTTTCAACTTTTTACAGAAGAAAAATGGACTGAAAGCGCAAAAAATTTTAATAAAAACATTTCACTTTTGTTTTCAGGAAAGAAAAATGAAGTGCATATTCAAACAAATGAGGATACTGTCATTTTTTTTATAGGCTTAGGGAAAGCAAATGCTGCCAATTTTGAATTTCAGCAGGTTGGACAGAAGTTTTCCCAGACTCAAAAAGAAAAGATACAGCCTGTTCCCACGCAGATCATTTGTGAGAATATCACCGAGAAACAGTTTGAAGAGTTTTTTAAAGGACTTTATCTGGGTACTTACACTTATAATTTCGACAAATCTAATACCCTTTGGAACGAGAAAACAGAACTTCATTTTGAAAATTTCAGCCAAAAGAAATTAGATCAGATAAAAGATAATACCAATGCAATCTGTGAAGGTCAGTTCGCCTGCATGGAATGGCTTAATAAACCTGCAAATCTTAAGAAAACAGATGTTTTGAGTGCAGCTTTAAAAGATCTTTCTAAAAAGTATGATTTTAAATACACGTCATTCAACAGAAAAAAATGTTTGGAACTTGGTTTGGGCGCTTACTTAGCCGTTAATCAAGGCAGTGAGCAGGATGCAGCTTTTACCATTCTGGAATATAAAACAAAAGTAAAAAATGCCAAAACCATCGGTCTTGTCGGCAAATGCGTAACTTTTGATACCGGCGGAATTTCCATCAAAGCATCAGACAATATGCACTACATGAAATCTGACATGGGTGGAGCTACAGCTGTGATTGGAGCACTGATTTACGCAGCGGAAAAGGAACTGCCTGTTAACATCATCACTGTTTTGCCGATTACTGACAATGCGGTTTCAGAAAACGCTTATCTACCGAGCGATGTTATTAAGGCATACAACGGAAAAACGATTGAAGTTCTCAATACAGATGCAGAAGGCAGAATGATTTTGGCAGATGCACTCTCCTATTTATCTAAAAATTATAAAACCGATGTCATGATTGATTTGGCAACCCTCACAGGAAGCAGCGTGCGAATGTTTGGCGATACCTGTGGAGCGATGTTTTCAAATAATGACAGATTAAAAGATCTGCTTCTGAAAACCGGTGATCAGACCAACCAAAGGCTTTGGAATCTACCACTCTGGGATGTCTGGAAAGATGATTTCAAATCTGATGTCGCCGATGTAAAAAACATTTCGATGAAACCCATCGGAGACTGCATTGTTGCTGCAAAATTTTTGGAAGAATTTATAGAAGGTCACCAAAACTGGGCACATCTGGATATTGCCGGAGTAGCATTTGGAAATACGGGATATTCAAAAGAAAAGGCAGCAACGGGTTACGGCGTTCAATTATTAGCCGAATTAATTGAAAATTATCACTAA
- a CDS encoding ATP-grasp domain-containing protein: MEKKTIVCISCYYKGYDFMEEMKNLGNKVILITSENLKEKNWPWHAIDEVFYMPELKPSVWDLEHLVQGFSHLMKTRKVDAVIALDDYDVEKAALVRETFRIPGMGQTTHRYFRDKLAMRQKAKSSGIDVPEFTAIFNDAEVSEFIQKVPAPWVLKPRSEASASGIKKLKSEEELWRALENLGDERHLFLLESFKPGDVYHVDSLTFNAKTVFTSSSKYLAPPMQVSHEGGVFRTRTLGRYSDEFKALELANEKVLTNFGLQNGATHTEFIRGKEDGKWYFLETSSRVGGAHIPDLVEASSGINIWHEWAKIEDALLKGLDYSISKPTGYYAGLIIALIKEKHPDYQYFESEETVKFLPIDYHVGIVYKSADSEVIQTRLDETAEKINAEMLSIIPPKDKPTS; encoded by the coding sequence ATGGAGAAGAAAACTATTGTTTGCATTTCCTGCTATTACAAAGGCTATGATTTCATGGAGGAAATGAAAAATCTTGGCAACAAGGTCATCCTCATCACCTCAGAAAATCTCAAGGAAAAAAACTGGCCCTGGCACGCGATAGATGAAGTTTTCTACATGCCCGAACTTAAACCTTCGGTGTGGGATCTTGAACATTTGGTACAGGGATTTTCCCACCTGATGAAAACACGGAAAGTCGACGCAGTAATTGCTCTCGACGATTATGATGTGGAAAAAGCAGCGCTTGTACGGGAAACTTTCAGAATTCCAGGTATGGGACAGACAACCCACAGATACTTCCGTGATAAACTGGCAATGCGGCAGAAAGCAAAAAGTTCAGGGATTGATGTTCCGGAATTCACGGCAATTTTTAATGACGCCGAAGTATCTGAATTCATCCAAAAAGTTCCTGCACCATGGGTATTGAAACCCAGATCTGAAGCTTCAGCAAGCGGAATTAAAAAATTAAAATCAGAAGAAGAACTTTGGAGAGCCCTTGAAAATCTGGGCGACGAAAGACATCTTTTTCTTCTGGAAAGCTTTAAGCCTGGCGATGTCTATCACGTAGACAGTCTTACATTCAATGCCAAGACGGTTTTCACATCTTCATCCAAATATCTCGCACCTCCAATGCAGGTTTCGCACGAGGGCGGAGTTTTCAGAACGAGAACTCTAGGAAGATATTCTGATGAATTTAAAGCTTTGGAACTTGCCAATGAAAAAGTTTTGACCAATTTTGGGCTTCAAAACGGAGCCACGCACACAGAATTTATCCGTGGAAAGGAAGATGGAAAATGGTATTTTCTGGAAACTTCTTCACGCGTCGGCGGAGCACATATTCCTGATTTGGTGGAAGCGTCGAGCGGCATCAACATCTGGCATGAGTGGGCAAAAATAGAGGATGCTCTTTTGAAGGGTTTGGATTATTCCATCTCAAAACCTACAGGATACTATGCCGGACTTATCATTGCGTTAATCAAAGAAAAACATCCTGATTACCAATATTTCGAGTCGGAAGAAACAGTAAAGTTCTTACCAATCGATTATCACGTGGGAATTGTCTACAAATCTGCAGATTCTGAAGTCATTCAGACGAGACTTGATGAAACTGCAGAAAAAATCAATGCTGAAATGCTGAGTATTATTCCGCCAAAAGACAAACCGACATCTTAG
- a CDS encoding alpha/beta hydrolase-fold protein — protein MPQITHTDYYSHILGTSLKVEVTGHYGYPIIMFPTSQGQYTQNHDFHLNGSINWFIEQGKVKLYNIQTIDAWSFYDNNISPRQRIKNYELYVQFLLKEFVPYVQKMHQTHRVAVAGASFGGYHAANFAFRFPDLVSHLFCLSGAFSIRNFMDGYSDDLVFFNCPREFVRTDEAWKYKHMHIVLSTSDEDICKDKNIEMAEILSSKGIDFWYDERKWINHDWPLWRMVFPTFIGRFFS, from the coding sequence ATGCCGCAAATCACGCATACAGATTACTATTCGCATATATTAGGAACGAGCCTGAAAGTGGAAGTGACAGGTCATTATGGTTACCCAATCATTATGTTTCCTACTTCACAAGGTCAGTATACCCAGAACCATGATTTCCATCTTAACGGAAGCATCAATTGGTTTATAGAGCAGGGAAAGGTAAAACTATACAACATTCAGACGATTGATGCCTGGAGTTTTTATGACAACAACATTTCGCCGCGCCAGAGAATTAAAAACTATGAACTGTATGTACAGTTTCTTTTAAAAGAGTTTGTGCCATACGTTCAGAAAATGCATCAGACCCATCGTGTAGCAGTTGCAGGGGCAAGTTTTGGAGGTTATCATGCTGCCAATTTCGCTTTCAGATTTCCGGATTTGGTTTCTCACCTTTTCTGTCTTTCGGGAGCATTCAGCATCAGAAATTTTATGGACGGATACAGCGATGATCTTGTTTTCTTTAATTGCCCGAGAGAATTTGTCCGCACAGACGAAGCGTGGAAATACAAACACATGCACATCGTTCTCAGCACTTCAGACGAAGACATCTGTAAAGATAAAAACATCGAAATGGCAGAAATATTAAGTTCAAAAGGAATTGATTTCTGGTATGATGAGCGCAAATGGATCAACCACGACTGGCCGCTCTGGAGAATGGTTTTCCCAACATTTATAGGTCGGTTTTTCTCTTAA
- a CDS encoding ATP-grasp domain-containing protein, translating to MAKKVGILFGMEDTFPWAFIDKVNELGKGDIVAEPVMIDKLEQGVDYGYAVIIDRISQDVPFYRAYLKNAALNGTYVMNNPFWWSADEKFFNNALMSKLGIPLPKTVLLPSHERPSNTSETSFRNLKFPHDWDYIFDYVGFPAYMKPHDGGGWKSVYRVESPEDLWDKLSETEQLVMMVQEEIVFDDYYRVYCLGKKHVHIMPYEPRNEHHLRYATTHQTSGAKLKKLLKTIHDYTIKMNEALGYDFNTVEFAVRDGIPYAIDFCNPAPDADKNSVGEENFKWIVENAAKFAIEKAKEYVPGKANISWGTFVKDSAK from the coding sequence ATGGCAAAAAAAGTAGGAATTCTTTTTGGAATGGAAGACACATTTCCGTGGGCATTCATCGATAAGGTAAACGAATTGGGCAAGGGAGACATCGTTGCAGAACCCGTAATGATAGATAAGCTCGAGCAGGGCGTTGATTACGGATACGCTGTTATCATCGACAGAATTTCTCAGGATGTTCCTTTTTACAGAGCGTACCTTAAAAACGCAGCTTTAAACGGAACGTATGTCATGAACAACCCTTTCTGGTGGAGCGCAGACGAGAAATTTTTCAACAATGCTTTGATGTCGAAACTCGGAATTCCACTTCCTAAAACGGTTTTACTTCCTTCGCATGAAAGACCGAGCAACACATCTGAAACTTCATTCAGAAACCTGAAATTCCCTCACGACTGGGATTATATTTTCGATTACGTAGGCTTTCCGGCTTACATGAAACCTCACGACGGTGGAGGTTGGAAAAGCGTTTATAGAGTTGAAAGTCCTGAAGATCTTTGGGATAAACTTTCAGAAACAGAGCAGTTGGTGATGATGGTACAGGAAGAAATTGTATTTGATGATTACTACAGAGTTTACTGTTTAGGTAAAAAGCACGTTCACATCATGCCTTACGAACCAAGAAATGAACATCATTTAAGATATGCGACGACTCATCAGACTTCGGGTGCTAAACTTAAAAAGTTACTGAAAACCATTCACGATTACACTATCAAGATGAATGAGGCTTTAGGATACGATTTCAATACTGTGGAATTTGCGGTAAGAGACGGAATTCCTTATGCTATCGACTTCTGTAACCCAGCGCCGGATGCTGATAAAAACTCTGTTGGAGAAGAAAACTTCAAATGGATCGTAGAAAATGCAGCAAAATTTGCGATTGAGAAAGCCAAAGAATATGTTCCTGGAAAAGCAAATATCTCATGGGGAACTTTCGTGAAGGACTCTGCGAAATAA